Proteins encoded in a region of the Isosphaeraceae bacterium EP7 genome:
- a CDS encoding FG-GAP-like repeat-containing protein, producing MNRPNRRRAQARGPLGPRVEVMEPRTLMAASLLQDINTNGNNANVVAPIVYNGSTYFLADDGTNALYSQLYKTDGTAAGTQKVSDLGVVVSSVPVVSGGSLYFSGSTAADEPELYKITGSAAPVRVKDINPGVVGSYPARLTDGGNGLLYFNANDGVNGFELWRTDGTEGGTFLLKDINPGANPSLPTNLTAIGTTLYFAALNAATGTELYKTDGTAVGTVLVKDINPGITSGITSNYALDARWATIGSTLYFAANDGTNGTELWKSDGTSGGTSLVKDIRTGNASGLDPSATNIKAFNGALYFAANDGVVGAEPWKSDGTSVGTVLLKDVNAGTAASNSSPSQFVVLGNSLLFRATTAAAGIELYQTDGTNAGTVLLKDINPGASNSSPDGLTAIGSTVYFSAIRADVGYELWKTDGTNAGTALVKDIRPGVASSFLGFSQTSAAAAFAGVAGSVYFAANDGPHGFELWKTDGTAAGTALVKDIRPGTIGSEPVNAVVLGGFTYFIASPDGAVNELWRTNGTAAGTTKVTAKLGNVSSMVVFKGALFLAGTDATYGSELWTSDGTDAGTRIIQDINPGPADASPASLIVGGNTLYFTAVDPTLGRQLYKTDGTTAGTALVKAINPGPGSQISNLTYLGGTLYFSAIDAVNGIEPWKSDGTAAGTVLLKDVNPGTAGSSPTMFQSLNGTVYFVANDGTRGRELWKTDGTTAGTTLVKDIRVGALDGFATSDDASTSRRLVVLGNSIYFLANDGTNGPELWKSDGTSAGTAMVTDLNPGATGSVPTQITAFGGAVYFSAVVASGRELYKSDGTAAGTVLVKDIRPGIFSSFLSNFAVIGTTLYFSADDGTRGIELWQTDGTTAGTVLAQEFAPGVTNSNPIVLGVIGASKLLVSADNGLTGAEPWAVDVTPFVVKPAVANDFDGDGKSDIGVYMPDSAQWVIRNSSGGSSATVWGNTAGTTTILSGDFDADGKVDIATYDHGSSVWYVKQSTGAAPIALVWGRAGSNDVPVVADFDGDGKADIAAYNPSTAQWFIHYTSGATPAVIVWGRAGSADLPVAVDFDGDGKADLTVFNPNTAEWIVRNSAALSATSVIWGSAGDVPVAADFDGDGKADIATYTPASATWVIRYSTGLPAQYILWGLAGGSDIPITGDYDGDGKADLAVYTPATARWFTRNATGPVVANTVVWGRAGSGDVPLVKKYTVITNGGNRATASVAAIQPSTLSLAAASAPPASTAAAPKVVVAAPSFAARARLVQGVAPRRSTTTLTATPSSPATASVASKSVSALSPA from the coding sequence ATGAATCGACCGAATCGCAGGCGGGCGCAGGCCCGTGGCCCGCTCGGCCCCCGCGTCGAGGTCATGGAGCCCCGGACGCTGATGGCGGCGTCGCTGCTTCAGGACATCAACACCAACGGGAACAACGCGAACGTCGTTGCGCCCATCGTCTATAACGGCTCGACCTACTTCCTGGCCGACGATGGCACGAACGCCCTCTACTCGCAGCTTTACAAGACCGACGGCACCGCGGCCGGCACCCAGAAGGTGTCCGACCTGGGGGTCGTCGTCTCCTCGGTCCCGGTCGTCAGCGGCGGCTCGCTCTACTTCTCCGGATCAACCGCGGCCGATGAGCCCGAGCTCTACAAGATCACCGGCTCGGCCGCCCCGGTGAGGGTCAAGGATATCAATCCGGGCGTCGTCGGCTCCTACCCTGCACGCCTGACCGACGGCGGCAACGGGCTGCTCTACTTCAACGCCAATGACGGAGTCAACGGCTTCGAGCTCTGGAGGACCGACGGCACCGAGGGCGGGACGTTCCTGCTCAAGGACATCAACCCGGGCGCCAACCCGTCGTTGCCCACCAACCTGACGGCCATCGGCACCACCCTCTACTTCGCCGCCCTGAACGCGGCGACGGGGACCGAGCTCTACAAGACCGACGGCACCGCCGTCGGCACGGTCCTCGTCAAGGACATCAACCCGGGCATCACCTCGGGGATCACGAGCAACTACGCGCTCGACGCACGCTGGGCCACGATCGGCAGCACGCTCTACTTCGCCGCCAATGACGGCACGAATGGCACGGAACTCTGGAAGAGCGACGGCACCTCCGGCGGGACCTCGCTCGTCAAGGACATCCGCACGGGCAACGCCTCCGGCCTGGACCCCTCGGCCACCAACATCAAGGCCTTCAATGGGGCCCTCTACTTCGCCGCCAATGACGGCGTCGTGGGCGCCGAGCCCTGGAAGAGCGACGGCACATCCGTCGGCACTGTCCTGCTGAAGGATGTCAACGCGGGCACTGCCGCCAGCAACTCCAGCCCCTCGCAGTTCGTCGTACTGGGCAACTCGCTGCTCTTCAGGGCCACCACCGCGGCCGCCGGCATCGAGCTGTACCAGACCGACGGCACCAATGCCGGCACGGTCCTGCTCAAGGACATCAACCCGGGCGCCTCGAACTCCTCGCCCGACGGCCTGACCGCGATCGGATCGACGGTCTACTTCTCCGCGATCAGGGCCGATGTCGGCTATGAGCTCTGGAAGACCGACGGAACCAACGCCGGCACCGCGCTCGTCAAGGACATCCGCCCCGGCGTGGCCAGCTCCTTCCTGGGCTTCAGCCAGACCTCCGCGGCCGCCGCGTTCGCCGGTGTGGCCGGCTCCGTCTACTTCGCCGCCAATGACGGCCCCCACGGCTTCGAGCTCTGGAAGACCGACGGAACCGCCGCCGGCACCGCGCTCGTCAAGGACATCCGCCCCGGCACCATCGGCTCCGAGCCGGTCAACGCCGTCGTCCTGGGGGGCTTCACCTACTTCATCGCCTCGCCCGACGGCGCCGTCAACGAACTCTGGAGGACCAACGGCACGGCCGCCGGGACCACCAAGGTGACGGCCAAGCTCGGCAACGTCAGCTCGATGGTCGTCTTCAAGGGGGCCCTCTTCCTCGCCGGCACCGACGCCACCTACGGCTCGGAGCTCTGGACCAGCGACGGCACCGACGCCGGGACTCGCATCATCCAGGACATCAACCCGGGCCCGGCCGACGCCTCCCCGGCATCGTTGATCGTGGGGGGGAACACCCTCTATTTCACCGCCGTCGATCCCACCCTGGGCAGGCAGCTTTACAAGACCGACGGCACCACCGCGGGCACGGCGCTGGTCAAGGCCATCAACCCCGGCCCCGGTTCGCAGATAAGCAACCTGACCTACCTCGGCGGCACGCTCTACTTCTCCGCGATCGACGCGGTCAACGGGATCGAGCCCTGGAAGAGCGACGGAACGGCCGCCGGCACGGTCCTGCTCAAGGACGTCAACCCGGGGACGGCCGGGTCGAGCCCGACCATGTTCCAGAGCCTCAACGGGACCGTCTACTTCGTCGCCAATGATGGCACCCGCGGCCGAGAGCTCTGGAAGACCGACGGCACCACCGCCGGCACCACGCTCGTCAAGGACATTCGCGTTGGGGCCCTCGACGGCTTCGCGACCTCCGACGACGCGTCCACGAGCCGGCGGCTCGTCGTCCTTGGCAACTCGATCTACTTCCTCGCCAACGACGGCACGAACGGCCCGGAACTCTGGAAGAGCGACGGCACGTCCGCCGGCACGGCGATGGTCACCGACCTGAACCCCGGCGCGACCGGCTCTGTGCCGACGCAGATCACGGCCTTCGGCGGGGCCGTCTACTTCTCGGCCGTGGTGGCCTCGGGCAGGGAACTCTACAAGTCCGACGGTACGGCCGCCGGGACCGTCCTGGTCAAGGACATCCGGCCGGGGATCTTCAGCTCGTTCCTCTCCAACTTCGCCGTCATCGGTACGACCCTCTACTTCTCGGCCGACGACGGCACCCGCGGGATCGAACTCTGGCAGACCGACGGAACCACGGCCGGCACCGTGCTTGCCCAGGAATTCGCCCCGGGCGTGACGAACTCCAACCCGATCGTCCTGGGCGTGATCGGCGCGTCGAAGCTGCTCGTCAGCGCCGATAACGGCCTCACCGGCGCCGAGCCCTGGGCCGTCGACGTCACCCCGTTCGTGGTCAAGCCCGCCGTGGCCAATGACTTCGACGGCGACGGCAAGTCGGACATCGGCGTGTACATGCCCGACAGCGCCCAGTGGGTGATCCGCAACTCCTCGGGCGGGTCGTCGGCGACGGTCTGGGGCAACACGGCCGGCACGACGACGATCCTCTCCGGCGACTTCGACGCCGACGGCAAGGTCGACATCGCCACCTATGACCATGGCTCGTCGGTCTGGTACGTCAAGCAGTCCACCGGCGCCGCGCCGATCGCCCTGGTCTGGGGCCGTGCCGGTAGCAACGACGTGCCGGTGGTGGCCGACTTCGACGGCGACGGCAAGGCCGACATCGCCGCGTACAACCCCTCCACGGCGCAGTGGTTCATCCATTACACCTCGGGCGCCACGCCGGCGGTCATCGTCTGGGGCCGGGCGGGCTCGGCCGACCTGCCCGTGGCGGTCGACTTCGACGGCGACGGCAAGGCCGACCTGACCGTCTTCAACCCGAACACGGCCGAGTGGATCGTCCGCAACTCGGCCGCCCTGTCGGCCACCTCCGTCATCTGGGGCAGCGCCGGCGACGTGCCGGTCGCGGCCGACTTCGACGGCGACGGCAAGGCCGACATCGCCACCTACACCCCCGCCTCGGCGACCTGGGTGATCCGCTACTCGACCGGCCTCCCGGCCCAGTACATCCTCTGGGGCCTGGCCGGCGGCTCGGACATCCCGATCACAGGCGACTACGACGGCGACGGCAAGGCCGACCTGGCCGTCTACACCCCCGCCACGGCGCGCTGGTTCACCCGCAACGCCACGGGCCCGGTGGTGGCCAACACGGTCGTCTGGGGCCGGGCCGGCAGCGGCGACGTGCCGCTGGTGAAGAAGTACACGGTCATCACCAACGGCGGGAACCGCGCGACCGCCTCGGTCGCCGCCATCCAGCCCTCGACCCTCTCCCTCGCGGCCGCCTCCGCGCCGCCCGCCTCGACGGCCGCCGCCCCCAAGGTCGTCGTCGCGGCCCCCTCCTTCGCCGCCCGCGCCCGGCTCGTCCAGGGCGTCGCGCCCCGGCGGTCGACCACGACGCTGACGGCCACCCCGTCGTCCCCGGCCACGGCCTCCGTCGCCAGCAAGTCCGTCTCGGCCCTGTCCCCGGCCTGA
- a CDS encoding ammonium transporter: protein MKRATPLPFLLLVGLAVLALVPFKFSGQPPVPVGGDINTGDVAWMLTASALVLLMTPGLSFFYGGMVGFKNVVSTMLQSIVALGVISLLWVLVGFSLAFGDSIGGFIGDPRTFFMLDGVGEATHPRFAATVPLMVFAMFQLKFAIITPALFTGSFAERVRFSSYLLFMVLFSLLIYSPLAHWTWHYDGFLNKWGVKDFAGGTVVHMSAGFAALAGALVLGRRKSHEAKETHSPANIPFVLLGTGMLWFGWFGFNAGSAIAANGTAAMAFATTNTASAAAMLAWMFFDWMRGNKPSALGACIGAVVGLVAITPAAGFVTVRESIVIGIVASVVSNLCVHLRTKSTLDDTLDVFPCHGVGGMVGMIATGIFAKDVGLTSGKTETFLYHLLALVIVAAYSFFGSLILYKITDLIIPLRVTNEEEAEGLDLSQHGETALGLDLFAGNGTNGHSKPVDLIVVEV from the coding sequence ATGAAGCGCGCAACACCGCTCCCATTTCTCCTGCTCGTTGGCCTGGCCGTCCTGGCGCTGGTGCCGTTCAAGTTTTCGGGGCAGCCTCCCGTGCCGGTCGGGGGTGACATCAACACGGGCGACGTCGCCTGGATGCTGACGGCCTCTGCCTTGGTCTTGTTGATGACGCCCGGGCTCTCGTTCTTCTACGGCGGCATGGTCGGATTCAAGAACGTGGTTTCGACGATGCTCCAGAGCATCGTGGCGCTGGGGGTCATCAGCCTCCTCTGGGTGCTGGTCGGCTTCAGCCTGGCCTTCGGCGACAGCATCGGCGGGTTCATCGGCGACCCGCGGACCTTCTTCATGCTCGACGGCGTGGGCGAGGCGACGCACCCGAGGTTCGCGGCGACCGTCCCCTTGATGGTCTTCGCCATGTTCCAGCTCAAGTTCGCCATCATCACGCCGGCCCTGTTCACCGGCTCGTTCGCCGAGCGGGTCCGGTTCTCTTCCTACCTCCTGTTCATGGTCCTCTTCAGCCTGCTGATCTACAGCCCGCTGGCCCACTGGACCTGGCACTACGACGGCTTCCTGAACAAGTGGGGCGTCAAGGACTTCGCCGGCGGCACGGTGGTGCATATGTCGGCGGGCTTCGCGGCCCTGGCCGGCGCCCTCGTGCTCGGCCGCCGCAAGAGCCACGAGGCCAAGGAAACGCACTCGCCGGCCAACATCCCGTTCGTCCTGCTGGGCACCGGCATGCTCTGGTTCGGCTGGTTCGGCTTCAATGCCGGCTCGGCCATCGCGGCCAACGGGACCGCGGCCATGGCCTTCGCCACCACCAACACGGCCTCGGCCGCGGCGATGCTCGCCTGGATGTTCTTCGACTGGATGCGCGGCAATAAGCCGTCGGCCCTGGGTGCCTGCATCGGCGCCGTCGTCGGCCTGGTCGCCATCACGCCGGCCGCCGGGTTCGTCACGGTCCGCGAGAGCATCGTCATCGGCATCGTCGCCAGCGTCGTCAGCAACCTCTGCGTCCACCTGCGGACGAAGTCGACCCTCGACGACACGCTCGACGTCTTCCCCTGCCACGGCGTGGGCGGCATGGTCGGCATGATCGCCACCGGCATCTTCGCCAAGGACGTGGGCCTCACCTCCGGCAAGACCGAGACCTTCCTGTATCACCTGCTCGCGCTGGTGATCGTCGCCGCCTACTCGTTCTTCGGCTCCCTGATCCTCTACAAGATCACCGACCTGATCATCCCCCTGCGCGTCACCAACGAGGAAGAGGCCGAGGGCCTCGACCTGAGCCAGCACGGCGAGACCGCGCTGGGCCTCGACCTGTTCGCCGGCAACGGCACCAACGGCCACTCCAAGCCCGTCGACCTGATCGTCGTCGAGGTCTGA
- a CDS encoding c-type cytochrome — translation MRRPRESLRAWAVRAGLGLAILGTQATARADDFPRPYDSETVAGRPMDPAEAARGFQMPAGFSVSVFAAEPEVQNPIALAWDGRGRLWVAENYTYAERAKKFDLALRDRVLIFEDADGDGRAERRSVFLDTAQRLTGIEVGPRGTWLMCPPQLLFVPDRDGDDRPDGAAEVVLDGFDVPPENYHNFANGLKWGPDGWLYGRCGASAPGLVRSPGDPSGSAIPLAGGIWRYHPKSKVFEPLSHGTTNPWGHDWDEHGELFFVNSVNGHLWQMIPGAHFRRPHTLSTNPLVYEPMEMHADHWHWDTGKDWIDSRTSIGAHGRLGGGHAHSGAMFYQGGQWPESFRNRLLTLNLHGKRANTDRPERSGSGYTAKHEPDLLLAADPFFRGIDLTYGPDGSVYVLDWSDTGECHEYSGVHRTSGRIFAVRYGDSKPEPAPDLSKLTGSQLVALHTHKNEWFARQARRELAGRAEAGPIPDDVAAELRRIVEQPGDVRLRLRALWTLQTLDLATAEFLRPRLEDADEHVRTWAIRLLTDAWPLDMPTGRPRADAVAVPADLLDRFARMAREDGSGLVRLALASTLQRLPVARRPALAAALLSRAEDAADPNLPPLVWYGLIPLAVETPEALAPLAADGKFPRVREWAARRFAEILARRPEPLERLLAATSEKGDATRLDVMAGMTAGLAGVRKAKAPASWAAFPRQFAGPDAGKGQSLARGIDVVFGDGRALEEVRRLALDDKAELSLRKAALSSLIDSEPADLRAVCEGLLKVRFLNTVALQGLVRSADPAVGKRIAASYRTFHPSERAAVVEALASRPEFAAELLDRMAAGEIPRTDLSASQARQIRGMGGPDLGRRLGEVWGELRESPRDKAELMARLTTDLTSTRVATEDRGRGRSVFIKACASCHRLFGSGAEIGPDLTGAGRKDLSYILSNIVDPGAVVSKDFQMTVLGLADGRVVSGIVTSENDASIAIQTAQAKVTIPRSDVMERRQSTDSLMPEGLLQTLTPQQIRDLVAYLMSDAQVDLPAGPAPD, via the coding sequence ATGCGACGACCGCGGGAATCTCTCCGGGCGTGGGCCGTGCGGGCAGGGCTCGGCCTGGCGATCCTGGGAACGCAAGCCACGGCCAGGGCGGACGACTTCCCCCGCCCTTACGACAGCGAGACGGTCGCGGGCCGGCCGATGGACCCGGCCGAGGCGGCTCGAGGGTTCCAGATGCCGGCGGGCTTCTCCGTCTCGGTCTTCGCCGCCGAGCCCGAGGTCCAAAACCCGATCGCCCTGGCCTGGGACGGCCGTGGGCGACTCTGGGTGGCCGAGAACTACACCTACGCCGAGCGCGCCAAGAAATTCGACCTGGCCCTCCGCGACCGAGTCCTCATCTTCGAGGATGCCGACGGCGACGGCCGAGCCGAGCGCAGGAGCGTGTTCCTGGACACGGCCCAGCGGCTGACCGGGATCGAGGTCGGGCCCAGGGGGACCTGGCTGATGTGCCCGCCCCAGCTCCTGTTCGTCCCCGATCGAGACGGAGACGACCGGCCCGACGGGGCCGCCGAGGTGGTGCTCGACGGGTTCGACGTACCCCCGGAGAATTACCACAACTTCGCCAACGGCCTGAAGTGGGGCCCCGACGGCTGGCTCTACGGGCGCTGCGGCGCGTCGGCACCCGGCCTTGTTCGAAGTCCAGGCGACCCTTCCGGTTCCGCCATCCCACTCGCCGGCGGCATCTGGCGTTATCATCCGAAATCGAAGGTGTTCGAGCCCCTGTCGCACGGCACGACCAACCCCTGGGGCCACGACTGGGACGAGCACGGCGAGCTCTTCTTCGTCAACTCGGTGAACGGCCATCTCTGGCAGATGATCCCCGGGGCCCATTTCCGCCGGCCGCACACGCTCAGCACCAACCCCCTGGTGTACGAGCCGATGGAGATGCATGCCGACCACTGGCACTGGGACACCGGCAAGGACTGGATCGACTCCCGGACATCCATCGGCGCGCACGGCCGCCTCGGCGGCGGCCACGCCCACAGCGGGGCCATGTTCTACCAGGGGGGCCAGTGGCCCGAGTCGTTCCGCAACCGCCTCCTTACGCTCAACCTCCACGGAAAGAGAGCGAACACAGATCGACCCGAGCGTTCCGGGAGCGGATACACCGCGAAACATGAGCCAGACCTGCTCCTGGCCGCCGACCCCTTCTTCCGCGGCATCGACCTGACCTACGGCCCGGACGGCAGTGTCTACGTCCTCGACTGGAGCGACACCGGCGAGTGCCACGAGTACAGCGGCGTCCACCGCACGTCGGGCCGGATCTTCGCGGTGAGATACGGAGACTCGAAGCCCGAGCCCGCCCCCGATCTGTCGAAGCTGACCGGCTCGCAGCTCGTCGCCCTCCACACCCACAAGAACGAGTGGTTCGCCCGCCAGGCCAGGCGCGAGCTGGCAGGCCGGGCCGAGGCCGGTCCCATCCCTGATGACGTGGCGGCGGAGCTACGCCGGATCGTCGAGCAACCCGGCGACGTGCGACTCAGACTCAGGGCCCTCTGGACGCTCCAGACCCTGGACCTGGCCACCGCGGAGTTCCTCAGGCCGCGGCTCGAGGATGCCGATGAGCACGTCCGGACCTGGGCGATCCGGCTGCTGACCGATGCATGGCCGCTGGATATGCCGACGGGCCGACCCAGGGCCGATGCGGTGGCCGTGCCCGCCGACCTCCTCGACCGTTTCGCCCGGATGGCCCGCGAGGACGGGTCGGGCCTGGTCCGGCTCGCCCTGGCCTCGACCCTCCAGCGCCTGCCCGTCGCCCGACGCCCGGCACTCGCCGCGGCCTTGCTGTCGCGAGCCGAGGACGCGGCCGACCCGAACCTGCCCCCGCTCGTCTGGTATGGCCTGATCCCGCTGGCCGTCGAGACCCCCGAGGCTCTCGCCCCGCTGGCCGCCGACGGCAAGTTCCCCCGGGTCCGCGAGTGGGCCGCCCGTCGTTTCGCCGAGATCCTGGCCAGGAGGCCCGAGCCTCTGGAGAGGCTCCTGGCGGCGACCTCGGAGAAGGGCGACGCGACCCGACTGGACGTGATGGCCGGCATGACGGCCGGCCTGGCCGGGGTGCGCAAGGCCAAGGCTCCAGCATCGTGGGCCGCGTTCCCGAGGCAGTTCGCCGGGCCCGACGCCGGCAAGGGCCAGTCCCTGGCGCGAGGCATCGACGTGGTCTTCGGCGACGGCCGGGCGCTCGAGGAAGTCCGCCGCCTGGCGCTCGACGACAAGGCCGAGCTCTCGCTGCGCAAGGCGGCCCTGAGCTCGCTGATCGACTCCGAGCCGGCCGACCTCCGGGCGGTCTGCGAAGGACTGCTCAAGGTCCGGTTTTTGAACACAGTTGCGCTCCAGGGCCTGGTCCGGTCCGCCGACCCGGCCGTCGGCAAGCGGATCGCGGCCAGCTACCGGACGTTCCACCCCAGCGAGCGGGCCGCGGTCGTCGAGGCGCTCGCCTCGAGGCCCGAGTTCGCCGCCGAGCTGCTCGACCGGATGGCCGCCGGCGAGATCCCCAGGACCGACCTCTCCGCCTCGCAGGCCCGGCAGATCCGCGGCATGGGCGGTCCCGACCTGGGGAGGCGACTCGGAGAGGTCTGGGGCGAACTGCGAGAGTCGCCGCGAGACAAGGCCGAGCTGATGGCCCGCCTGACGACCGACCTGACTTCGACCCGGGTCGCGACCGAGGACAGGGGCCGGGGTCGGTCCGTGTTCATCAAGGCATGTGCGTCATGCCATCGCCTGTTCGGCTCGGGCGCCGAGATCGGCCCCGACCTGACCGGGGCCGGGCGCAAGGACCTGTCCTACATCCTCTCCAACATCGTCGACCCCGGCGCCGTGGTGAGCAAGGACTTCCAGATGACCGTCCTCGGGCTGGCCGACGGTCGGGTCGTCAGCGGGATCGTCACCTCGGAGAACGACGCGTCGATCGCGATCCAGACCGCCCAGGCGAAGGTGACGATCCCCAGGTCGGACGTGATGGAACGCAGGCAGTCGACCGACTCCCTGATGCCCGAGGGCCTCCTCCAGACCCTGACCCCCCAGCAGATCCGCGACCTGGTCGCCTACTTGATGTCCGACGCCCAGGTCGACCTGCCGGCAGGACCAGCCCCAGATTGA